In Macaca mulatta isolate MMU2019108-1 chromosome 16, T2T-MMU8v2.0, whole genome shotgun sequence, the sequence GATCTGGCCCCTCGGAGGCAGCGTCATCGGTAGTTTTAACCCCTTCGGGGCTGGGTTTCACCCACTGGACTTACCCTCATCACCTTGCTTACCAACTCCTTTATTGGGGTGCTCCGCTTGGAGGTTTGAGGCCCACCTCCGCACATTACGTACTGTTCCTGCCGCTGCACCCCCTTGGACCCGCTAGCTGGCCGCACTGTGGACGCTTAACCCTTTACTGACTTGAGCTCCCCAGATTGCAGTTGGAGTTTGCTGATAGAAGGACTAGCTAAAGGCGTCACTGCAGGAATTACAAACTGAAGAGGACTCTGTtggactgtttttctttttttttttttttaagaaaaactccattttttttttcttgaggacTTAGTAGCCAAAATTTCTCAAACTTCGAGGACTCTACTAGCCATGGCCGAGCCATTCTTGTCAGAATATCAACACCAGCCTCAAACTAGCAACTGTACAGGTGCTGCTGCTGTCCAGGAAGAGCCGAACCCTGAGCGCCCCCCAGGCGCGGAGGAGCGGGTGCCCGAGGAGGACAGTAGGTGGCAATCGAGAGCGTTCCCCCAGTTGGGTGGCCGTCCGGGGCCGGAGGGGGAAGGGAGCCTGGAGTCCCAACCACCTCCCTTGCAGCCCCAGGCCTGTCCAGAATCTAGCTGCCTGATAAAGGGCGAGAAGGGCCAGAATGGGGACGACTTGTCCGCTGGCGGCGACTTCCCGCCGCCGGCAGAAGGGGAACCGAAGCCCGAGGCCGAGCTGCTCGCCCAGCCTTGTCATGACTCCGAGGCCAGTAAGTTGGGGGCTCCTGCCGCAGGGGGCGAAGAGGAGTGGGGACAGCAGCAGAGACAGCTGGGCAAGAAAAAACATAGGAGACGCCCGTCCAAGAAGAAGCGGCATTGGAAACCATACTACAAGCTGACctgggaggagaagaaaaagttcGACGAGAAACAGAGCCTGCGAGCTTCAAGGATCCGAGCCGAGATGTTCGCCAAGGGCCAGCCGGTCGCGCCCTATAACACCACGCAGTTCCTCATGGATGATCACGACCAGGAGGAGCCGGATCTCAAAACCGGCCTGTACTCCAAGCGGGCCGCCGCCAAATCCGACGACACCAGCGATGACGACTTCATGGAAGAAGGGGGTGAGGAGGATGGGGGCAGCGATGGGATGGGAGGGGACGGCAGCGAGTTTCTGCAGCGGGACTTCTCGGAGACATACGAGCGGTACCACACAGAGAGCCTACAGAACATGAGCAAGCAGGAGCTCATCAAGGAGTACCTGGAGCTGGAGAAGTGCCTCTCGCGCATGGAGGACGAGAACAACCGGCTGCGGCTGGAGAGCAAGCGGCTGGGCGGCGACGACGCGCGTGTGcgggagctggagctggagctggaccGGCTGCGCGCCGAGAACCTCCAGCTGCTGACCGAGAACGAACTGCACCGGCAGCAGGAGCGAGCGCCGCTTTCCAAGTTTGGAGACTAGACTGAAACTTTTTGGGGGAGGGGGCAAAGGGGACTTTTTACAGTGATGGAATGTAacattatatacatgtgtatataagACAGTGGACCTTTTTATGACACATAATCAGAAGAGAAATCCCCCTGGCTTTGGTTGGTTTCGTAAATTTAGCTATATGTAGCTTGCGTGCTTTCTCCTGTTCTTTTAATTATGTGAAACTGAAGAattgcttttcttgttttcctttttagaagATTTTTTCCTTAATGTGAAAGTAATTTGACCAAGTTataatgcatttttgtttttaacaaatccCCTCCTTAAACGGAGCTATAAGGTGGCCAAATCTGAGAACAATTAAATTCATTTTAgttataataaatttaatatttgtaaatgtaACATAGTTTCAGTGTGATTTCTAGAGCTAATtcaaaatagtattattttatgtGATTGCATTTTTGGGGAGGGGTACCGAAATCGTTAAATTTGTCAGTTTGCAAAAATATCAGTCTTTAATGGGAGAATTTTCaatttgccaattttttccttgAATGGGTTTGGGTTTAAGTATGCTACAATACACAGTTCAGGCAAAATATAAAGATTTAATTATCTTCAATACTTAAGTGTGCTTGCTTTCTAgtgccttggttttctttcttgatgCTGGAAAAATAAACCGGTGTTGAGTGTTTAGGTGACTGGAAAGTGGCTACaatccaaaattttaaatttaagtctgCCTCCGCCATTCAAAAGTCtaataacaaaaaatgtaaacCTAATTTGACAGTTTGTTACGTTAGACAACTGTCAGCATTTCATTCCTACAAGTTGGTTTTCAGTGATCTCTTCCATCCCCCCAGTAAGGCTGGAAGAAGTTCCTGGATGCCTGGAAGAGGCTCTTAGCAAACTTCTTAGTGCAAGCAATGGTTAGATTAATTTGTGGGGCAGCTCTTTAAGACATTCAGAGGTGGGAAATACTggatttataaaggaaatggCTGTTTGGGGGATTCCAAGGACTTACCCTAATTGTCCAATACTACGTGCTctgtatacaaaaaaaaaaaaaaaaaaaaaaaggaataggagCTATCCACCTTTCCATGTGGGTcaaactaaaattagaaatgtcCCCTCACTGCAGATCAAATGTAAAGCTTCCAGTTAAGGAGCTAAATGAGGTCCTCAGCTGAACGAGGAACCCTGTACATTTCCTTGAACAGCCCTATTCTAAATCGCCTAAACTATGCTGATAGCTGTTTAGGTTCTTGAGTAGTTCTGCTCTTAAATGTAGGGAGGCCCTGAGAACTAATTTTTGCcccaaaataaaagtagaaagaaattatGAGATTATTCCCTCCTGTCACTTTGGTTAACCCAGTCCTTCACCTGCCCTGTGTCAGTGTTTCCTGAGGGCAACTGCGTTGCTCAAATCACTAACACAGAGGTTCCTTAACTTGGGGCCTTAGAAACCATTGTGGGCCTTGGGGTCCATGAACCCCATGAAATTATTTGTAGACTTGTGttatatgtacatttttctgGGGAGTTCAAGAGATTCATAAGATTGTCAAACTCCTTGAAGGTTCAGAACCCCTGcagggaagggggaagaaaaCCCTCCCATTAGGAAGCATGCTTTTGCAGTTAAATGGCGGTGATTGAGGTGATAGGGACTTCAAGAGTAAAATGCACCTTGTGATGCATAAgaagcatacacaaatcaataaatcaaGGGAGATTACACCAGTAGGACTAAATCAGGGCCTTCAAAGCTGGACTGAGTTGGTCCTGTTCTGGCACATATGGTCCACTGGAGACAATGTATGATTGTGTTTTTCTTTGgcctaaaaattatattaaacatttattttgaaatagttttcttcgtgtttttaatttttcttctgctatGACGTCATGCAGCAGCCCCAGAAAAACAGCTGCTTGGAAAGGCAGCAACAGTGCCCTCTGGCTTTACAGTGCAGAGCTGAAGGCTCATTTTGACTTAACTGTAAGATGCAGTAGTGATTATCTCTGATATAagaccctctttttttttttttgagatggagtttcgctcttgttgcccaggctggagtgcaatggcatgatcactgcaacctccgcctcccaggttcaagcgattctcctgcctcagcctccctagtagctgggattacaggcatgtgccaccacgcctggctaattttgtatttttagtagagacgtggtttccccatgttggtcaggctggtctcgaaccctgacctcaagtgatctgcctgcctcagcctcccaaaatgctgggattacaggcatgagccactgcgcctggctaagaCCCTCTTCTTAAAGAAGGATTCATCTATGAATATCTTGTTTCCCCtactattagaaaaatatttacaaaatgaatCTTGGAAAGACTATAAATGCATTTATCATCAGAAAAAGTATGTTTTAGAAGACAAATTCAGTCCAGTCTTCAAATATACAAGTATCTAGGCTGGGcccaggggctcatgcctgtaatcccagcactttggaaggctgagatgggcagatcacttgaggtcgggagttaagagaccagcctgaccaacatacagaaaccccatctctactaaaaatacaaaaattagccgggtgtggtggtgcatgcctgtaatcccagctacttgggaggctgaggcaggagaattgtttgaacccgggaggcggaggtttcagtgagaagagactgtgccactgcactccagcctaggtaagagcgaaactctgtctcaaaaaaaaaaaaaaaaaatacatatatacacacacacacacacacacacacacaaatatctaattataagtaacttttttttttttttttgagacagagtctcgctctgtcacccaggctggagtgcagtggtgggatctcagctcactgcaagctccgcctcccgggttcacgccattctcctgcctcagcctcccgagtagctgggattacaggcgcccaccaccttgcccggctagttttttgtatttttcagtagagaaggggtttcaccgtgttagccaggatgatctcgatctcctgacctcgtgatccgcctgtctcggcctcccaaagtgctgggattacaggcttgagccaccgtgcctggctataaGTAACTCTTATACATTACATCAGTTTACCTTAAGCTATGCATGTCTGAATTTTGCTTTCAAAGGCACTAgcattttaccttttttattttgcatttatattcttACAATGATGAGGTTTATTCAAAATTTCAATTTTGTATTAATACTTTCtacacttctttttttgagatggagtctcattgtcgccaggctggagtgcagtagcgtgatctcggctcactgcaacctccgcttcctgggttcaagcgattctcatgcctcagcctcccgagtacctgggattacaggcgcacaccaccgcgcctggctaatttttgtatttttagtagagacggggtctcgccatggttgccaggctggtctcaaactcctgacctcaagtgatctgcctgtgtcagcctcccaaagtgttgcgattacaggcataagccactgcacccggcctttttttttttttttttttttttgagatgggtctctctgtgtcgcctaggctggagtgcagtgtcgtgatctggacttactgcaacctccatttcccaggataaagcgatcttcccacctcagcctcccgagtagctggtacttgccac encodes:
- the HEXIM1 gene encoding protein HEXIM1 yields the protein MAEPFLSEYQHQPQTSNCTGAAAVQEEPNPERPPGAEERVPEEDSRWQSRAFPQLGGRPGPEGEGSLESQPPPLQPQACPESSCLIKGEKGQNGDDLSAGGDFPPPAEGEPKPEAELLAQPCHDSEASKLGAPAAGGEEEWGQQQRQLGKKKHRRRPSKKKRHWKPYYKLTWEEKKKFDEKQSLRASRIRAEMFAKGQPVAPYNTTQFLMDDHDQEEPDLKTGLYSKRAAAKSDDTSDDDFMEEGGEEDGGSDGMGGDGSEFLQRDFSETYERYHTESLQNMSKQELIKEYLELEKCLSRMEDENNRLRLESKRLGGDDARVRELELELDRLRAENLQLLTENELHRQQERAPLSKFGD